The following proteins are encoded in a genomic region of Sulfurimonas sp. HSL3-7:
- a CDS encoding 4Fe-4S dicluster domain-containing protein codes for MSVIIDDTCITCDACLQNCPVNAIVDDMHNPTGESRYYVQPEKCVECVGIYDDPQCAAICPSIGCITWDMPFTPEFEEHFLNEELYKLGEKNGKLKTPSFRKKKYRTDIGQELRGVGKEVQEEPDENEVG; via the coding sequence ATGTCTGTAATAATTGATGATACCTGTATAACCTGCGATGCCTGTCTGCAAAACTGTCCGGTCAATGCGATCGTTGACGATATGCACAACCCGACCGGTGAGAGCCGCTATTATGTGCAGCCTGAAAAGTGCGTCGAGTGCGTCGGCATCTATGATGATCCGCAGTGTGCAGCGATCTGCCCGAGTATCGGCTGTATCACCTGGGATATGCCGTTCACGCCTGAATTCGAAGAGCACTTTCTCAATGAAGAGCTCTATAAACTCGGTGAAAAGAACGGCAAGCTTAAGACACCGTCTTTCCGTAAGAAGAAATACCGTACCGACATCGGGCAGGAGCTGCGCGGTGTCGGCAAAGAGGTTCAGGAAGAGCCGGATGAGAATGAGGTAGGGTAA
- a CDS encoding 4Fe-4S dicluster domain-containing protein yields MAVLITDLCINCDACIDECPATAIVSADDSPLAAGELTYVKPEKCIECVDAAVPKCADICPTEGCIVWDMPYTETYDDYFVQSNDYVIRVHKKKGLLSPLVAPRPFRESISMQDRAAHVSVGETLKLYSP; encoded by the coding sequence GTGGCGGTCCTGATCACGGATTTATGCATTAATTGCGATGCATGTATCGATGAATGCCCGGCCACGGCAATCGTGAGTGCTGACGACTCGCCGCTGGCCGCCGGTGAATTGACGTATGTCAAGCCGGAAAAATGTATAGAGTGTGTGGATGCGGCTGTACCGAAATGTGCTGATATCTGCCCGACAGAGGGATGCATCGTCTGGGATATGCCCTATACGGAAACGTATGATGATTACTTTGTCCAAAGTAATGATTATGTGATTCGTGTCCATAAGAAAAAAGGTCTTCTGTCCCCGCTTGTGGCGCCTAGACCTTTTCGAGAGAGCATCTCTATGCAAGATAGAGCGGCTCATGTCAGTGTCGGCGAGACACTAAAACTTTATAGTCCGTAA
- a CDS encoding helix-hairpin-helix domain-containing protein, translating to MNPEKVRRETTRTLSDLPNIGPAIANDLRRIGIERPQQLAGGDAYELYLRLCEAKGRRQDPCLLDTLMSVVDFMNGGEPKVWWAYTPERKRLQKERERARP from the coding sequence ATGAACCCGGAAAAAGTGAGACGCGAAACGACCAGAACATTGAGCGATCTTCCCAATATCGGTCCGGCGATCGCTAACGATCTCCGGCGCATCGGGATCGAGAGGCCGCAACAGCTTGCCGGGGGCGATGCGTATGAACTCTATCTGCGGCTGTGCGAGGCAAAAGGCAGACGTCAGGACCCCTGCCTGCTCGATACCCTGATGTCGGTCGTCGATTTTATGAACGGCGGGGAGCCAAAGGTGTGGTGGGCCTACACCCCTGAACGCAAACGGCTACAAAAGGAAAGGGAAAGAGCTAGACCGTGA
- a CDS encoding NifB/NifX family molybdenum-iron cluster-binding protein codes for MNIAFASSTGDAVDQHFGWSKNFYLYKVDKEKATLLDVIDATTDIEDEHEKLSYKIGVLEEADIMYCTQIGPKASKMVQAAGIHPVRVAEGEKMENAIGQLHSMLAENPPMWLLRIFHKAEARSA; via the coding sequence ATGAATATTGCATTTGCCTCCTCCACCGGAGACGCTGTCGATCAGCATTTCGGCTGGTCAAAAAATTTCTATCTTTACAAGGTCGACAAAGAGAAAGCAACGCTTCTTGACGTCATCGATGCCACGACCGATATCGAAGATGAGCATGAAAAACTCAGCTACAAGATCGGTGTTCTTGAAGAGGCAGACATTATGTACTGTACCCAGATCGGGCCGAAGGCGTCGAAGATGGTTCAGGCTGCGGGGATACACCCCGTCCGTGTTGCCGAGGGGGAGAAGATGGAGAACGCGATTGGACAGCTTCACAGCATGTTGGCAGAGAACCCGCCGATGTGGCTGCTGCGCATCTTTCACAAAGCCGAGGCAAGGAGCGCATAG
- a CDS encoding thioredoxin domain-containing protein: MMANLLEHEESPYLQQHKDNPVHWYPWGDEAFALAKSKQRAIFVSIGYSSCHWCHVMEHEVFEDERIAAYLNDHFVCIKVDREERPDIDKHYQDLHLLLNQRAGGWPTSVFATPDNKPFFAGTYIPPESKPNMMGFMQLIRTIAPAVEKRDAKLFENAEAIEAYLKQETGRKEPVALSRETGVQFFRQARGNFEPSYGGFGSAPKFPQASTLNTLMSLYRLDADEEIASMLQHTLDNMCAGGLYDVVDGGFCRYSVDSEWLVPHFEKMTYDNALLCEVYLRAYTLFNAPYYLQIAEEIATFMSDFMMEENLFYSASDADTEGEEGKYFVYTRKEVLDALQEAGFDEREAKKMSMRLGCSNGGNFEGSNIIHFVTVQRPGWFEKVKPYLRKLRKPRAYPFVDKKIQTSWNAMMIKALFELSVYDNSYLEQAIASMEALLMKMNDGRLMHSALIGKPAKIEAFLEDYAYLGTALVTAYEVTSNRQYLREAERLANIALERYYETGQWYFSRGEFETLGEVNDGSYPSAVAVMTDLLLSLASLIDKNYRDPAEMTLRYYGKEILKEAILHPCMVNQTLRFLEEDTIVKVPQGTSIEAVRSVSPSPFTRTFYHTASDFLLCNNHSCFANAGSLQELFRA; this comes from the coding sequence ATGATGGCAAACCTGCTTGAGCACGAAGAGTCCCCCTACCTCCAGCAGCATAAAGACAATCCCGTACATTGGTACCCCTGGGGAGACGAGGCCTTCGCCCTGGCTAAAAGCAAACAGAGGGCTATCTTTGTCTCCATCGGTTATTCCAGCTGTCACTGGTGCCATGTGATGGAGCACGAGGTGTTTGAAGATGAGCGCATCGCGGCGTATCTGAACGACCACTTTGTCTGTATAAAGGTCGACCGCGAGGAGCGCCCCGACATCGACAAACATTACCAGGACCTTCATCTGCTGCTTAACCAAAGAGCGGGCGGCTGGCCGACCTCTGTCTTCGCAACCCCGGACAATAAACCTTTTTTCGCAGGTACCTACATCCCACCGGAATCCAAACCGAATATGATGGGCTTTATGCAGCTTATCCGCACGATCGCCCCGGCAGTCGAGAAGCGTGATGCAAAGCTGTTTGAAAATGCGGAGGCCATTGAAGCGTATCTCAAACAGGAGACGGGGCGTAAAGAGCCCGTGGCCTTAAGCCGTGAAACCGGTGTGCAGTTTTTCAGGCAGGCGCGCGGCAACTTTGAGCCGAGCTACGGCGGTTTCGGTAGTGCCCCGAAGTTTCCGCAAGCCTCGACCCTGAACACCCTGATGAGTCTCTACCGCTTGGACGCGGATGAAGAGATCGCCTCGATGCTGCAGCATACGCTCGACAACATGTGTGCGGGCGGATTGTATGATGTTGTCGACGGCGGTTTCTGCCGTTACAGCGTCGACAGCGAGTGGCTGGTCCCCCATTTTGAGAAGATGACCTACGACAACGCCCTGTTGTGCGAGGTTTATCTTCGTGCCTACACCCTCTTCAACGCGCCCTATTACCTGCAGATCGCAGAGGAGATCGCGACATTTATGTCGGATTTTATGATGGAGGAGAACCTTTTTTACTCGGCAAGTGACGCCGACACGGAGGGCGAAGAGGGCAAGTATTTTGTCTACACCCGCAAGGAGGTCCTGGACGCGCTGCAAGAGGCCGGTTTCGATGAGAGAGAAGCAAAAAAGATGAGCATGCGGCTGGGGTGTTCCAACGGGGGAAATTTTGAGGGCAGCAACATCATCCATTTTGTCACAGTGCAAAGGCCCGGGTGGTTTGAAAAGGTAAAGCCGTACCTTCGGAAGCTGCGTAAACCGCGGGCCTACCCTTTTGTCGACAAAAAAATACAGACCTCATGGAACGCTATGATGATCAAGGCACTTTTTGAGCTGAGTGTTTACGATAACAGCTACCTGGAGCAGGCGATTGCATCGATGGAGGCACTTTTAATGAAAATGAATGACGGGAGATTAATGCACTCGGCGCTGATCGGAAAACCTGCGAAGATAGAGGCATTTTTGGAAGATTACGCCTATCTGGGAACGGCGCTTGTCACTGCATATGAAGTGACCTCGAACAGGCAGTATCTCAGAGAGGCTGAACGGCTGGCGAACATAGCGCTGGAGCGTTATTACGAAACGGGGCAATGGTATTTCAGCCGCGGGGAGTTTGAAACACTCGGCGAGGTGAATGACGGCTCTTACCCCAGTGCAGTCGCTGTGATGACCGATCTGCTGCTGAGCCTGGCGAGCCTGATCGACAAGAATTACAGGGATCCGGCAGAGATGACACTCCGGTACTATGGAAAAGAGATCCTGAAAGAGGCGATCTTGCACCCGTGCATGGTGAACCAGACCCTCCGTTTTCTGGAGGAGGACACCATCGTGAAAGTGCCTCAGGGAACCTCTATTGAAGCGGTCAGAAGCGTGAGCCCTTCGCCTTTTACCCGAACGTTCTACCATACGGCATCCGACTTCCTTCTCTGCAACAACCACAGCTGTTTTGCCAATGCCGGCTCTTTGCAGGAACTCTTCAGAGCCTAG
- a CDS encoding NifS family cysteine desulfurase, giving the protein MRVYLDNNATTKIDPLVKVKMQPFFEELYGNPNSLHQYGMEVRPYLNQALGEMYDALNVPDEDDILITSCATESNNTVLKGVFFKHILKNPEKNHIVTTAVEHPCILDTLHYLSDFGVDVTYVDVDENGGIDAEAMKAAVTDKTVLISMMWANNETGMIFPIEEVSAFAKEKGILMHTDAVQAIGKLPVDLTKVEVDYLTFSAHKFHGPKGVGGLYVKKGKALPNLLHGGEQMGGKRAGTLNVAYIVGMGLAMRQAAKHVEKMNTDVRRLRDKLEDALAKIPDTIVVGPRERRTPNTILISLRGIEGEAMLWDLNKAGIAASTGSACASESLEANPVMSAIGEDPELAHTAMRLSLSRFTTEEEIDYVIEAFTKAAERLRSISSTYAYTNEAG; this is encoded by the coding sequence ATGCGCGTTTACCTGGACAACAATGCCACCACAAAGATCGACCCTTTGGTCAAAGTCAAGATGCAGCCCTTTTTCGAAGAGCTTTACGGCAACCCGAACTCACTGCATCAGTACGGTATGGAGGTTCGCCCCTATCTGAACCAGGCACTCGGCGAGATGTATGATGCCCTGAACGTTCCCGATGAGGACGACATTCTCATCACATCATGTGCAACGGAGAGCAACAATACGGTGCTTAAAGGGGTCTTTTTCAAACATATTCTGAAAAACCCGGAAAAGAACCACATTGTCACGACGGCAGTCGAACACCCCTGTATTCTGGACACCCTCCACTACCTCAGCGATTTCGGTGTCGACGTCACCTATGTCGATGTTGACGAGAACGGCGGCATCGACGCCGAAGCGATGAAAGCGGCCGTTACGGACAAGACCGTTCTGATCTCCATGATGTGGGCCAACAACGAAACCGGTATGATCTTCCCGATCGAAGAGGTGAGCGCCTTTGCCAAAGAGAAAGGGATCCTGATGCATACCGATGCCGTTCAGGCAATCGGTAAACTGCCGGTCGACCTCACCAAGGTCGAGGTCGATTACCTCACCTTCTCCGCCCACAAGTTCCACGGTCCAAAAGGGGTCGGCGGGCTTTATGTCAAAAAAGGAAAAGCATTGCCGAACCTGCTTCACGGCGGGGAGCAGATGGGGGGCAAACGTGCCGGTACTCTGAATGTCGCCTATATCGTCGGTATGGGTCTGGCCATGAGACAGGCGGCGAAGCATGTCGAGAAGATGAATACGGATGTCCGCCGTCTCCGCGACAAGCTTGAAGACGCGCTGGCCAAGATCCCGGACACCATCGTCGTCGGACCGCGCGAACGCCGTACCCCGAACACCATCCTCATCTCGCTTCGCGGTATCGAGGGTGAAGCGATGCTGTGGGACCTCAACAAAGCCGGTATCGCCGCTTCTACAGGAAGTGCCTGTGCATCCGAATCACTCGAGGCAAACCCGGTCATGAGCGCTATCGGCGAAGACCCTGAGCTTGCCCACACGGCAATGCGTCTGAGCCTTTCGCGCTTCACTACCGAAGAGGAGATCGACTACGTCATCGAGGCCTTCACCAAAGCAGCGGAACGCCTGCGTTCGATCTCATCGACCTACGCCTATACTAACGAAGCAGGCTGA